A stretch of the Bacillus sp. FJAT-18017 genome encodes the following:
- a CDS encoding LLM class flavin-dependent oxidoreductase: MEKYRIDPSKGLEFGLYTLGDHIPNPHSGKRISAQQRIQELIELAKLAEQAGLDFFSVGESHQEYFATQAHTVVLSAIAQATSKIKIGSSSTIVSTLDPVRVYEDFATIDLISNGRAEIIAGRASRVGLFELLGYNIRDYEELYEEKFDLLLQINENETVNWSGKFRAPLRNAQVIPRPADGSLPIWRAVGGGPESAVKAGRAGVPMMLAMLGGAATTFKYSVDAYRASAERSGFNINELPVATAGFLFPAETTQEALREYHPYINEGMKLTNGRGFPWVGFQHGGDPENIMNVGSPQQIVEKILYQHEMFGHQRYIGQMDFGGVPFETLKKKIELIGTKILPDVKKYTSAK; this comes from the coding sequence ATGGAGAAATATCGAATTGATCCAAGCAAGGGGCTCGAATTTGGGCTGTATACGCTTGGCGACCATATTCCCAACCCGCATTCCGGGAAGCGGATTTCTGCCCAGCAGCGGATACAGGAGCTGATTGAGCTGGCGAAGCTTGCCGAGCAGGCGGGGCTGGACTTTTTCAGTGTCGGTGAAAGCCACCAGGAGTATTTCGCGACGCAGGCGCACACGGTTGTGCTGTCGGCGATTGCCCAGGCAACGAGCAAAATAAAGATTGGCAGCTCATCAACAATTGTCAGCACACTTGACCCGGTGCGAGTGTATGAAGATTTTGCCACAATCGACCTTATCTCAAATGGACGGGCAGAAATCATTGCTGGGCGTGCGTCCAGGGTCGGCCTGTTTGAACTTCTAGGGTATAACATAAGAGATTATGAAGAGCTATATGAGGAAAAATTCGACCTGCTGCTGCAGATTAATGAGAACGAAACGGTTAACTGGAGCGGCAAGTTCCGCGCGCCACTCCGAAATGCGCAGGTTATCCCTCGCCCTGCAGACGGAAGCTTGCCTATTTGGCGTGCAGTGGGAGGCGGCCCGGAGAGTGCGGTGAAAGCTGGTCGGGCTGGTGTCCCGATGATGCTCGCCATGCTTGGCGGAGCGGCGACGACCTTTAAGTATTCGGTTGATGCCTACCGGGCGTCGGCCGAGCGAAGCGGTTTTAACATAAACGAACTTCCAGTCGCGACCGCAGGATTCCTCTTTCCAGCCGAGACGACTCAAGAGGCGCTCCGGGAGTATCATCCTTACATTAACGAGGGAATGAAGCTGACGAATGGGCGCGGATTCCCATGGGTCGGGTTTCAGCACGGCGGCGACCCTGAGAATATTATGAATGTAGGCAGCCCGCAGCAAATTGTCGAGAAGATTCTCTATCAGCACGAGATGTTCGGCCATCAGCGCTATATTGGGCAAATGGATTTCGGCGGTG